Sequence from the Terriglobia bacterium genome:
GATAAACCGTACCACTCGCCCCGGTGTGCAGCCCGGTGTAATTGCGCGCCGGGATGGGCAGCGCCAGGATTCGCTGGTCAATATTTTCGAAATCGATCTTCACACTGACCGGCTGCTTCTTCTCCGGCTTCTTGTCGGCTGTCTTCTCATCCGTCGAGCCCTTCTCTTCACTGCCCGAACCCTGCAGTTGCCCCACTCTCATGCCGCCCGGGTTTGGCGACATAGGGTGGGGATCTTCCTGCAGTGCAGCTTTCTCTTCCGGCTTCGCTTCCTGCGCCGCTTTCTCCTCATCGCTTTGTGGCGCGATTGGCGACGGCAGATCCTTTCTCAGCACGACCACATACACGCTGCGCGTCACCGGACGGGCAAAACTGGAAAGATCCAGCCAGCCGTTGGTCGGCCCGACGTTGGTGCTGGCCGTGAAGTACAGATATTTGCCGTCGCGGTCGAACGCGGCGTAGCGCGCGTCGCTCATCCCGTCGGTGATCTGCTCCGGCTTCCCCGACTCCAGCGAGAACACGAACACCGCCCGCATGTGGCTCGCCAGCGTCTTGGTATACGCGATCCAGCGGCTGTCGGGCGACCACGCCGGATCCAGCGTGTGGAACGGCGCCTCGTAGTAATTGGTGTCCAGCTTCACCGGCGTGCCCTTCGCCAAGTCCACGTACCAGACGTTGAGCCGCTTGTCGGTGTACGCAATCTTGTTGCTGTCGGGCGACCACTGCGGCCGGTAGAAAAACGACGGCACTTCACCCAGCCCGATCTTCTTCAATTGCGTGCCGTCCTGCGAGCGCAGGTGCAGCGCGTACTCGCCGTTCTCGTCGGAGAAGTAGGCGATCCACTTGCCATCGGGCGACCAGGCCGGGTCGCGCTCCGCCGTGTTGGTCGTATTCGTCAGGTTGCGGATATCGCCCTTGTCGGCGGGAACGGTCAGGATTTCGCCATGCGCTTCAAACACCGCGCGCACGCCGGTGGGCGAAAGAGCGTAGTGGGAAACTCTGTCACCGACCTTCACGTAATGCGGCCGCAGGTCGGGCAGGTCGCCGGCAACCTCGACGTTGATCGCCGCGGATTTCCCGCTGCGCAGGTCGAGCTTGTGCAGCGAGCCGAGCTGCTCGTACACGATCTCGCCCGGTCCGGCCGAGGCGTGCTTGATGTCCGAGGTCACGGGCAGCAACTGGTCCACCTTCTTGCTGCGCGTGTCGTACACGAACATGGTGATAGGACCGTTGCGATCGGAAAGGAAGTAGATCTTGTCGCCGATCCAGAGAGGATTGAAGTCGTTGGAATTCTTGTCGCGCGGAATTTCGGTCACGCTGGAATCCGCCAGCTTGGCAATCCAGATGCGCGCGGTGCGCCCGCCGCGGTAGTTTTTCCATGCCCGCCCCGGTTGCCAGTTCCACACCGGAACGTACGCGAGTTGCTGGCCGTCGGGCGAAAACGATCCCATAACCCCTTCCGGCAGCGGAAGCTCGTGCGGGAGCCCGCCGTCGAGCGAGACGGTGAACAGTTGCGTGAATCCCGCGTAGCTGTTGCGCGAGGAGCTAAACAGAACCTGCTTGCCGTCGGGCGTCCAGCCGACTACGCCATCCAATGCGGGATGGAAGGTCAGGCGCTTGGGCTCGCCGCCGGTCGCCGGCATGACGTACACGTCGGCATTGCCGTCATAAGTGCCGGTGAAGGCAACCCATTTACCGTCCGGCGAAAAGGCCGCGTCGCTTTTCGAGCCCGGCCCGGTGGTCAGCGGATGCGCCGCTCCACCCTCGCCGGGCGCGCTCCACAGATCGTCGCCGTAACTGAACACCAGTTGCGAGGCGCTCACCGCCGGCTGGTGCAGCAACAGCGGCTTTTGCGCCTGGACCACAATCGCGAATGTCAGAATGAATGCGAAGCAGAGCCATTTCCTCATAACACACTTCTCCTCTATTATCTTGTCGTGCGGGAAGCCTGAAGTATACGCGAGACTCTGGAAATGCAGTGGCAAGTGGCCGTGGTCAGCGGCCGCGCCCCCTTCACTAGCCACTAGCCACTGACCACCTCTTTGACTACTCCAGCACGAAGATGTTCTTCCTCGCGCACATGTCTTTCAGGATCTTGGGCCACACGGTGACGCTGACCTCGCCCAAATGGGCCTTGCGGAGCAGGGTCATCAGGGTGCGCGCCTGCCCGATGCCGCCGCCGATGGACAGCGGAATCTCGTTCCTGATGATGGCCTGGTGATAGGGGAATTTCAGGAACTCGGTCAGCTTCGACATCTCAAGCTGCCGCTTCAGCGTCTCCGCGTTGACGCGGATACCCATCGACGTCAGTTCATGGCGCCGTTTGGTGACGTAGTTCCACACCAGGATGTCGCCGTTCAGACCGTGCGTGTTCTTGCCCGTTTCATGACGCGTGTCGGTGATCCAGTCGTCGTAATCGGCGGCGCGGTTCTCGTGCGGCAAACCGTCGGCGAGCGGCCACCCGATACCGATAATGAAGACCGCCGGGTACTTCTGCAGCACCTGCGTCTCGCGCTGTTTGCGCGGCAGGTCCGGGAACATGTCCAGGATTTCTTCCGCGTGCAGGAAGGTCAGCTTCTCCGGCAGGTTGGGATAACGCGGGTCCTTCAGCTTGGGGAACATCTCCTGCACGAATTTTTCCGCGCCCACCAGCACCTTCCAAATGCAATTCACCACTTCTTTCAGAAAATTGAGGTTGCGCTGCTCCGGCCGGATCACGCGCTCCCAGTCCCACTGGTCGACGTAGCAAGAGTGGTCGTGGTCGAGGAAGTAGTCCTTGCGCACGGCGCGCATGTCGGTGCAGAGGCCTTCGCCAACCTTGCACTCGAACTGCCGCAGGGCCATGCGTTTCCATTTCGTCGCCGCCTGCACCACCTGCGCGTCCACCGGGTGCTTGCCGAAATCGTTCGAGATGTGGAACTGGATGGGCGTGCGCGATCCGTCGCGGTCCAGCAGGTCGTTGACACCGCTCTCCACGTCCACGATCAGCGGCACCGTGACCATCATCAGGCTGAGTTCCTTGCAGAGGTGCTCCTCGATGTAGTTCTTGGCGGCGAAAATCGCCTTCTGCGTCTCGCGTGCCGTCAGCAGCGAGCGGTAATCGTTGGGCAGGATCTTTTCCAGCTCGGTGTAATCGCCAATGCCCGGTCCGGCCAGATCGGCCTTCTTGACCTCCAGTGTTGCCATGCGTGCCTCTCCTGTGCGCGTGGATTTGAAAGATATTAACCCTGCAGTTTCCCCCCGCCATGGGCCGGCCGGCTGTGCCCAACATCACGCTAGCTTGTGCGGAAGCTAAAAGGGGGAACCGGTAGCCAGTGGCCCGTGGCGGTCACCCACCCTTGTCTGGCCCGCATATGACGAGAAAGGTTGGGGATTCTCTTTCCTGAAGCCTGGGGCTTGGAGCCCGACGCCTGCTTCGTTTCCTGAAGCCTGGGGCCTGGAGCCCGAAGCCTGCTTCAGCGCTGCCCGGCGGCTGGCACCGCTGGTATTACGACCTCAGTAATCTGCCCCAGAAGCGCGAAGCACCCTACCCTTGAGAAATGATGCATATGGCAGCAAACTCCCCTGGTCCCTTCGAAGTGCTACGCCGCTGGAAGCGCCACCAGATTCGCGTACCCGTGCGCCTGGTAGTGCACCGTGGGGACCTCACTACGCGCGTGAACGGACGCGGCACCGAACTCAACGAAGGTGGCATGTGCGTTTTTGCCGGCGTGGAACTCAACAACGGCGACCAGGTCGAGTTGGAATTCACAACTCCGTACTCGGCGGAGCCTTTGCGTGTCTGGGCCAACGTGCGCAACCGCTACGGTTATTACTATGGCCTGGAATTCCTCACCGAAAATGCCGGCGAGCGCGACCAGGTCGAGCGCTTCCGCGATGTCCTGCGCAGCGCCACCGGCAACGCGTAAGCCGTCCCATCAATTCGACCACAGCGGCTTGCCCGAGGTGTCGCGCAGCGTGAACACCTCGTCCCGGCGAACGATTTCGCGCGCGATCATGCCCTCCCTGCCCTGGTAGCGGATTTTGGCTCCCGTCACCT
This genomic interval carries:
- a CDS encoding PDZ domain-containing protein, which gives rise to MRKWLCFAFILTFAIVVQAQKPLLLHQPAVSASQLVFSYGDDLWSAPGEGGAAHPLTTGPGSKSDAAFSPDGKWVAFTGTYDGNADVYVMPATGGEPKRLTFHPALDGVVGWTPDGKQVLFSSSRNSYAGFTQLFTVSLDGGLPHELPLPEGVMGSFSPDGQQLAYVPVWNWQPGRAWKNYRGGRTARIWIAKLADSSVTEIPRDKNSNDFNPLWIGDKIYFLSDRNGPITMFVYDTRSKKVDQLLPVTSDIKHASAGPGEIVYEQLGSLHKLDLRSGKSAAINVEVAGDLPDLRPHYVKVGDRVSHYALSPTGVRAVFEAHGEILTVPADKGDIRNLTNTTNTAERDPAWSPDGKWIAYFSDENGEYALHLRSQDGTQLKKIGLGEVPSFFYRPQWSPDSNKIAYTDKRLNVWYVDLAKGTPVKLDTNYYEAPFHTLDPAWSPDSRWIAYTKTLASHMRAVFVFSLESGKPEQITDGMSDARYAAFDRDGKYLYFTASTNVGPTNGWLDLSSFARPVTRSVYVVVLRKDLPSPIAPQSDEEKAAQEAKPEEKAALQEDPHPMSPNPGGMRVGQLQGSGSEEKGSTDEKTADKKPEKKQPVSVKIDFENIDQRILALPIPARNYTGLHTGASGTVYLTEAPVMPTFGPGGISQTLYRFELEPRRTHKLLEGISAFALSFDGKKMLYRQGAGENAKWHIASVPPPSKPGEGPSPAAEAAPRISGMALKLDDMQVLSDPRAEWKQEYREVWRIERDFFYDPNLHGVNWREAEKRYAPYIEAAACRADLDYVFTDMLGEMSVGHMNVRPPQPPHSTQPKTGLLGVDYKIENGRYRFAKIYQGENWNPELRAPLTGPGVNVKQGEYLLEVAGRELKGSDNVFSFFQATAGKSVVMKVGSDPSGKGARAVTVVPIDNETNLRNREWIDGNRRTVEQLSAGRVAYVYLPDTAVGGYTYFNRYFYAQIDKLGAVLDERFNRGGQAADYIIDVLRKPLMNYFMTREGHPFTTPVGSIFGPKVMVTNMYAGSGGDALPWYFRHEKIGPLVGTRTWGGLVGIYDYPQLMDGGAVTAPRVAFYNPKGEWDVENVGVPPDYEVPFDPAAWRQGRDPQLEKAVDLVLAQLKKEPRKSVEHQPFPNYHQTKGKATGGGH
- a CDS encoding aspartate--ammonia ligase — translated: MEVKKADLAGPGIGDYTELEKILPNDYRSLLTARETQKAIFAAKNYIEEHLCKELSLMMVTVPLIVDVESGVNDLLDRDGSRTPIQFHISNDFGKHPVDAQVVQAATKWKRMALRQFECKVGEGLCTDMRAVRKDYFLDHDHSCYVDQWDWERVIRPEQRNLNFLKEVVNCIWKVLVGAEKFVQEMFPKLKDPRYPNLPEKLTFLHAEEILDMFPDLPRKQRETQVLQKYPAVFIIGIGWPLADGLPHENRAADYDDWITDTRHETGKNTHGLNGDILVWNYVTKRRHELTSMGIRVNAETLKRQLEMSKLTEFLKFPYHQAIIRNEIPLSIGGGIGQARTLMTLLRKAHLGEVSVTVWPKILKDMCARKNIFVLE
- a CDS encoding PilZ domain-containing protein, translating into MAANSPGPFEVLRRWKRHQIRVPVRLVVHRGDLTTRVNGRGTELNEGGMCVFAGVELNNGDQVELEFTTPYSAEPLRVWANVRNRYGYYYGLEFLTENAGERDQVERFRDVLRSATGNA